The Nocardioides salarius genome includes a region encoding these proteins:
- a CDS encoding flavin-containing monooxygenase — protein MTSPDPAASPASPAPSSPGPAVRSPRVVVVGAGFGGLGVVHALHEQGVTDVTVLERADEVGGVWRENTYPNAACDVPSPLYSWSWSPNLAWGRRYSPQPEILDYIRRTAAEHGLLDAVVTGTTVTGARHDGEAWQVSTEVDGAAGPTYAADVLVLATGQLSEPVMPDLPGRDDFTGPTFHSAQWRHDVDLAGKRVAVVGTGASAIQFVPGIADEVASLTVFQRSAPYVVPKPDQAYSARHHALFRRLPGTLAAERRTVFWLTEQLNGALAGESRLSKPMTKALEAAWRAHLRLTVKDAGLRSRLVPDYPLGCKRLLFSNDWYRTLDREHVDVVTGPVTGVEPGGVRAADGTLHEADVLIWGTGFAATDFLRGLDVVAPDGTRLGDVWADGARAHLGMGVPGFPNLFSIYGPNTNLGGSSIIAMMEAQAGYVAQVARRLADGRARALAPRPEVWEAFDTEMQSRLGESVWAGCTSWYTDGPRITTNWPGLVAEYQRRTATVDWSELEEVG, from the coding sequence ATGACCTCCCCCGACCCGGCCGCCTCACCCGCCTCGCCCGCCCCGTCCTCCCCCGGCCCCGCCGTCCGGTCGCCGCGCGTCGTCGTGGTCGGCGCCGGCTTCGGCGGCCTGGGCGTCGTGCACGCGCTGCACGAGCAGGGCGTCACCGACGTGACCGTGCTGGAGCGCGCCGACGAGGTCGGCGGCGTGTGGCGCGAGAACACCTACCCCAACGCGGCCTGCGACGTGCCGTCGCCGCTCTACTCCTGGTCGTGGTCGCCCAACCTGGCCTGGGGCCGCCGCTACTCCCCGCAGCCCGAGATCCTCGACTACATCCGGCGCACCGCGGCCGAGCACGGCCTGCTCGACGCCGTGGTCACCGGCACCACCGTGACCGGCGCGCGCCACGACGGCGAGGCGTGGCAGGTCTCGACCGAGGTGGACGGCGCGGCCGGGCCGACGTACGCCGCCGACGTGCTGGTGCTGGCCACCGGCCAGCTCTCCGAGCCGGTGATGCCCGACCTGCCGGGCCGCGACGACTTCACCGGGCCGACCTTCCACTCCGCGCAGTGGCGCCACGACGTCGACCTGGCCGGGAAGCGGGTCGCGGTGGTCGGCACCGGCGCCAGCGCGATCCAGTTCGTGCCCGGCATCGCCGACGAGGTCGCCTCCCTCACCGTCTTCCAGCGCTCGGCGCCCTACGTGGTGCCCAAGCCCGACCAGGCCTACTCGGCGCGCCACCACGCGCTCTTCCGGCGCCTGCCCGGCACCCTGGCCGCCGAGCGGCGCACGGTCTTCTGGCTCACCGAGCAGCTCAACGGGGCCCTGGCCGGCGAGAGCCGGCTCTCGAAGCCGATGACCAAGGCGCTCGAGGCCGCTTGGCGCGCCCACCTGCGGCTCACCGTCAAGGACGCGGGCCTGCGGTCGCGGCTGGTGCCGGACTACCCGCTGGGCTGCAAGCGCCTGCTCTTCTCCAACGACTGGTACCGCACCCTCGACCGCGAGCACGTCGACGTGGTCACCGGGCCGGTCACCGGCGTGGAGCCCGGCGGGGTGCGTGCCGCCGACGGCACCCTGCACGAGGCCGACGTGCTGATCTGGGGCACCGGCTTCGCGGCCACCGACTTCCTGCGCGGGCTCGACGTGGTCGCCCCCGACGGCACCCGGCTGGGCGACGTCTGGGCCGACGGCGCCCGGGCCCACCTGGGCATGGGCGTGCCCGGCTTCCCCAACCTGTTCAGCATCTACGGCCCCAACACCAACCTCGGCGGCAGCTCGATCATCGCGATGATGGAGGCCCAGGCGGGGTACGTCGCGCAGGTCGCGCGCCGCCTCGCCGACGGCCGGGCCCGCGCCCTGGCCCCGCGCCCGGAGGTCTGGGAGGCCTTCGACACCGAGATGCAGTCGCGGCTGGGCGAGAGCGTGTGGGCCGGGTGCACCAGCT
- a CDS encoding helix-turn-helix domain-containing protein, with protein sequence MTRPLPPAQAPGPDVPRSADGVRHLLRWAGARGHDPAALLLGTGLRLDDLGPGGVREVTAAQELRVVRALRQRAPGAGAAVGAAYDVGTFGALGFALMTSRTLLDVVTVALRFFDLSYAFVVPSVEVVGDDVVAELDGSALPADVRAFLVARDATAVRTVLDSLLPGGVGAHLDVGPHQAVLRFAATELDRPLASGDDRRRALAEAVCRDLAADRRSASGLPQQVRVLITQRLADGAPMAVVAAALGRTDRTLRRQLAAAGTSYRALLDEVRRALAADLLRAGLPVADVAARLGYAEPAALVHAHRRWTGRPPSAARRARAPGVH encoded by the coding sequence ATGACCCGCCCGCTGCCTCCCGCGCAGGCTCCCGGCCCCGACGTGCCGCGCTCGGCCGACGGGGTCCGCCACCTGCTGCGCTGGGCCGGCGCCCGCGGCCACGACCCGGCCGCGCTCCTGCTCGGCACCGGGCTGCGGCTCGACGACCTCGGGCCGGGCGGGGTGCGCGAGGTGACCGCCGCGCAGGAGCTGCGGGTCGTGCGCGCCCTGCGCCAGCGGGCCCCCGGCGCGGGCGCCGCCGTGGGGGCGGCGTACGACGTGGGCACCTTCGGGGCGCTGGGCTTCGCGCTGATGACCAGCCGCACCCTGCTGGACGTGGTGACGGTGGCGCTGCGCTTCTTCGACCTCAGCTACGCCTTCGTGGTGCCGAGCGTCGAGGTCGTCGGCGACGACGTGGTCGCCGAGCTCGACGGCAGCGCGCTGCCCGCCGACGTGCGGGCCTTCCTGGTGGCGCGCGACGCGACGGCGGTTCGCACCGTGCTCGACTCGCTGCTGCCGGGCGGGGTCGGCGCGCACCTCGACGTGGGCCCCCACCAGGCGGTGCTGCGCTTCGCCGCCACCGAGCTCGACCGGCCGCTGGCCAGCGGCGACGACCGTCGCCGCGCCCTCGCCGAGGCGGTCTGCCGCGACCTGGCCGCCGACCGGCGCAGCGCCTCCGGGCTGCCCCAGCAGGTGCGGGTGCTGATCACCCAGCGCCTGGCCGACGGCGCCCCGATGGCGGTGGTGGCCGCGGCCCTGGGCCGCACCGACCGCACCCTGCGCCGCCAGCTCGCCGCCGCCGGCACGTCGTACCGCGCGCTGCTCGACGAGGTACGCCGCGCGCTGGCCGCCGACCTGCTCCGCGCCGGGCTGCCGGTCGCCGACGTCGCCGCCCGCCTGGGGTACGCCGAGCCCGCGGCGCTGGTGCACGCCCACCGGCGCTGGACCGGAAGGCCGCCCAGCGCGGCCCGTCGGGCTCGGGCACCCGGCGTTCACTGA